One genomic window of Chitinophagaceae bacterium includes the following:
- a CDS encoding two component regulator propeller domain protein: MQDRNGLMWFGTQDGLVRYDGYECHVFKYQESDTTGFQGKSIHCLLEDKEGNLWVGTQGNGINFRDSKTGTFTNLKKEPALKTISESWINTLCEDQTGRIWIGTINEGLLIYNPKTHAAKHFDNKNCHLTDNAVSKIIEDGKGTIWVATSGTGIYYYDEKSKDFQKIHSTIHGDTDFDSFRKTLFTDSKGNLWIGTEGSGLYQLKIDTKQLQRFTLQNGLASNNIMGIAENKNGELLLATDGGGLNIYHPEKQSFSVYQYNQEQKSLNTNALFNVCIDRDENAWVGTYNGGVNVLKVHKTWFETLVHSGNKPGELSQRSVLSLCKTTDGSIFVGTDGGGLDIFDKVTSTFSIIHNDPAGYGNVVKTIFEDSQKRLWLGYFNDGLSFFDRRNGTFTHYRSVAHDSMSLSGNNVWSIAEGEKGVLWIGIIGGGVNLFDPATGHFKRFSHQPDDPFSIASDDVMTVFIDKHQQVWIGTASGGLDLFEKSTGHFTHFKREQGNAKSISANDIRCIFQDTKDRLWIGTESGGLNLWLGKNEFQHFTTENGLISNAIMGIAEDSSGYLWLSTFNGIIRFDPETKKFLNFDFHHNPYTTSNQFNQGAILADGEGTLYFGGINGLTFIRPEKVRIYETKPAIVFTDFRIFNKSVPVGMLPDGRTILNQSLQEASEIHLSYYDNAFSFEFAVLDYTEPFKSDYAYKMDGFDNGWRNTKADQRLVTYTNLDPGTYTFTVKGTNSNGVWSDEKSMKVIIAPPFWETWWFKLLVLIFVAALIWLALRIYTTRREMALKQKVLESERSILTLTNENLTSEQTILHLQNEKLEVEIKSKSAELMANAVQTAHKNEILIGVKEQLEEINSAADKEKAGRLIRSLKSTLSTEIEGEKSWEQFTTYFDQVNQNFITELLKKHPSLTQNDLRMCALTRLNMSNKEMAALLNISVQGVEKSRYRLKKHLGLTVEDDLAAYLRII; encoded by the coding sequence ATGCAAGACAGGAATGGTCTTATGTGGTTTGGTACGCAGGATGGACTGGTACGATATGATGGATATGAATGCCATGTGTTTAAATACCAGGAGTCGGACACGACGGGCTTTCAGGGAAAGAGTATTCATTGTCTGCTCGAAGACAAAGAAGGAAACTTATGGGTAGGGACACAGGGTAATGGCATCAATTTTCGCGATAGCAAAACTGGCACTTTCACCAACCTGAAAAAGGAACCGGCGTTAAAAACCATTTCAGAAAGCTGGATCAATACTTTGTGCGAAGATCAAACCGGCCGTATCTGGATCGGTACCATTAATGAAGGGTTATTGATTTATAATCCAAAGACGCATGCTGCTAAACATTTCGATAATAAGAATTGTCATTTAACAGACAATGCTGTTTCAAAAATTATTGAAGATGGAAAGGGAACTATCTGGGTAGCAACAAGTGGTACGGGTATCTATTATTATGATGAAAAGAGTAAGGACTTCCAGAAAATTCATTCCACTATTCATGGCGATACAGATTTCGATAGTTTCAGAAAAACACTATTCACTGACAGCAAAGGCAATTTATGGATTGGCACGGAAGGGTCAGGCTTATATCAGCTTAAGATAGATACCAAACAGCTTCAACGTTTTACTCTGCAAAATGGATTGGCATCCAACAATATTATGGGCATTGCAGAAAATAAGAATGGTGAGTTATTATTAGCTACAGATGGCGGCGGCTTAAATATTTATCATCCTGAAAAACAGTCTTTTTCGGTGTATCAATACAATCAGGAACAAAAATCACTTAACACAAATGCTTTATTTAATGTATGTATTGACCGCGATGAAAATGCATGGGTAGGAACCTACAACGGTGGTGTAAATGTGCTTAAAGTCCATAAGACCTGGTTTGAAACATTGGTCCATTCCGGTAATAAGCCTGGCGAATTAAGTCAAAGGTCTGTGCTGAGTTTGTGTAAGACCACCGACGGTTCCATTTTCGTGGGGACTGACGGTGGCGGACTGGATATTTTTGATAAAGTGACCAGCACCTTTTCCATTATTCACAACGATCCTGCCGGTTACGGGAATGTGGTAAAAACAATATTTGAAGACAGTCAAAAACGTCTTTGGCTCGGCTATTTCAATGATGGATTAAGTTTCTTCGATCGCAGGAATGGCACTTTCACTCATTACCGTTCAGTTGCCCATGACTCCATGAGCTTAAGCGGAAATAACGTATGGTCTATCGCTGAAGGCGAAAAAGGAGTTTTATGGATCGGTATTATAGGTGGTGGCGTAAATCTTTTTGATCCTGCAACCGGACATTTCAAACGCTTCAGCCATCAACCTGATGATCCTTTCAGTATTGCCAGTGATGATGTGATGACCGTATTTATAGATAAGCATCAACAGGTTTGGATCGGCACAGCCTCCGGCGGCCTTGACCTGTTTGAAAAAAGCACGGGTCATTTTACACACTTTAAACGAGAGCAAGGAAATGCGAAAAGTATTTCGGCAAATGACATCAGGTGTATTTTTCAGGATACAAAAGACAGGCTATGGATTGGAACGGAAAGTGGTGGATTAAATCTTTGGCTGGGCAAAAATGAATTTCAGCACTTCACCACCGAAAATGGTTTAATCTCTAATGCCATCATGGGAATTGCGGAAGATAGCAGTGGTTATTTGTGGCTCAGCACATTCAATGGCATCATACGTTTTGATCCGGAAACTAAAAAATTTTTGAATTTCGATTTTCATCATAATCCTTATACTACTTCCAATCAATTTAATCAGGGCGCTATATTAGCTGATGGTGAAGGCACCCTTTACTTTGGCGGCATTAATGGTTTAACATTTATCCGTCCTGAAAAAGTGCGTATTTATGAAACCAAACCTGCCATTGTGTTTACCGACTTCAGAATTTTTAATAAATCGGTGCCGGTTGGAATGTTGCCAGACGGGCGCACGATATTAAACCAAAGTCTTCAGGAAGCATCAGAAATACATCTTTCTTATTACGACAATGCTTTCTCATTTGAGTTTGCAGTGCTGGATTATACAGAACCTTTTAAGAGTGACTATGCCTATAAAATGGATGGCTTTGACAATGGCTGGCGAAACACAAAAGCTGACCAACGCCTGGTTACTTACACGAATCTTGACCCCGGCACCTATACTTTCACGGTAAAAGGAACCAACAGCAATGGTGTCTGGAGTGATGAAAAATCAATGAAGGTTATTATAGCTCCTCCGTTCTGGGAAACCTGGTGGTTTAAATTACTGGTGTTGATTTTTGTGGCCGCCCTTATTTGGCTGGCATTGCGCATATATACTACCAGACGTGAAATGGCTTTGAAACAAAAAGTGCTGGAATCAGAACGCTCCATTCTTACACTTACCAATGAGAATCTGACTTCCGAGCAAACAATTTTACACCTGCAAAATGAAAAACTTGAAGTAGAAATTAAATCAAAGAGCGCCGAACTGATGGCCAATGCAGTACAGACTGCTCATAAAAATGAAATCCTGATTGGTGTAAAAGAGCAATTGGAGGAAATCAATAGTGCTGCTGACAAAGAAAAAGCCGGCAGGTTAATCAGAAGTCTGAAATCTACGCTGAGTACAGAAATAGAAGGGGAAAAAAGCTGGGAGCAGTTCACCACCTATTTCGACCAGGTGAACCAGAACTTCATTACTGAACTTTTGAAGAAGCACCCTTCCCTAACTCAAAACGATTTGCGCATGTGTGCATTAACCCGACTCAATATGAGCAATAAAGAAATGGCTGCTTTACTGAATATCTCTGTGCAGGGAGTAGAAAAAAGCCGGTATCGCTTAAAAAAACATCTGGGTCTGACCGTTGAAGATGACTTAGCTGCTTATTTAAGAATAATCTGA
- a CDS encoding T9SS type A sorting domain-containing protein produces the protein MKSIFTLLLLFSLESAFSQSFTWDAAKNISCCSSVNGFAFDKAGNMYVAGTFYGDDYVGAYYITSTTPFKYNSFIAKTNKNGVVQWVKIIGSNESSTVQRIATDAIGNIFLTGFYQVDLVYDGSSLPCTGQNDAFIMKINSAGTLQWWDHTIGTGSEFFYDVAVNPAGDAYVTGKFAGSMNVQGSYYFASPGSVYDMCVIKYNGITGAFAWARQTNSQFGGNSSGSRITVDGLGNTYVLGNFGEGYTTFGDYTIFGSFNDYFVSRFDEASNFIYTSDVGDIPNGYICNIDADAAGNIYLAGNFGGFSPYTATISGTTITSPGNSEIFIAKYNADYVMQWLHTGGGATTGDFANDLAVANDGDTYVAFTSGATVTFGSVSATAANPGANEIAVVKYNGSGTAQWASISGGKNYDAVSCLDISQNKKWVGISGIGGAQMYFGAKKVAKSNLYVARLSDTQLRVVNEEQQEMTVSIYPNPATDHITISGIAENNLVEIFDLHAKKIRSQHSVSGSLEIKTADLPAGVYLVAITGNGERLVRKLIIQ, from the coding sequence ATGAAATCAATCTTTACACTGCTCCTGCTATTTAGTTTAGAGTCTGCATTTTCTCAGTCATTTACCTGGGACGCTGCTAAAAATATCAGTTGCTGTTCATCTGTCAACGGATTTGCTTTTGATAAGGCAGGCAACATGTATGTAGCAGGTACTTTTTACGGTGATGATTATGTGGGTGCTTATTATATCACCTCCACCACACCATTCAAATACAATAGTTTTATAGCAAAAACGAATAAGAACGGTGTAGTACAATGGGTGAAAATTATTGGCAGCAATGAGAGTTCTACTGTGCAACGCATTGCAACAGACGCAATCGGAAACATTTTTTTAACCGGTTTTTACCAGGTAGATCTGGTTTATGATGGAAGCAGTTTGCCCTGCACCGGGCAGAATGATGCTTTTATAATGAAGATCAACAGTGCAGGCACACTTCAATGGTGGGACCATACGATTGGAACAGGTTCGGAATTCTTTTATGATGTGGCAGTAAATCCTGCCGGTGATGCTTACGTAACCGGAAAATTTGCCGGCAGCATGAATGTGCAGGGCTCCTACTATTTTGCTTCGCCAGGATCAGTGTATGATATGTGTGTGATTAAATACAATGGTATCACAGGCGCATTTGCCTGGGCACGTCAAACAAACAGTCAGTTTGGAGGCAATTCATCAGGCAGCCGGATAACTGTGGATGGCCTGGGGAATACCTATGTGCTTGGAAATTTTGGTGAAGGTTATACCACATTCGGCGACTACACCATTTTCGGATCGTTCAATGATTACTTCGTTTCAAGGTTTGATGAGGCAAGTAATTTTATTTATACCAGCGATGTAGGCGATATTCCCAATGGTTACATCTGCAATATTGATGCTGATGCAGCGGGCAATATTTACCTGGCGGGAAATTTCGGCGGGTTTTCACCCTATACAGCAACCATAAGCGGAACGACGATTACATCACCCGGAAATTCAGAAATATTTATTGCCAAATACAATGCAGATTATGTAATGCAATGGCTGCACACCGGAGGTGGAGCTACAACGGGAGATTTTGCGAATGATCTCGCAGTAGCCAATGACGGTGATACTTATGTGGCATTCACTTCAGGTGCAACGGTAACTTTTGGATCAGTATCCGCCACTGCTGCTAATCCGGGTGCTAATGAAATTGCTGTGGTGAAATACAACGGCAGCGGAACTGCACAGTGGGCCAGTATTTCCGGCGGAAAAAATTATGATGCAGTAAGTTGTCTTGATATCAGTCAAAACAAAAAGTGGGTCGGCATTTCCGGTATCGGAGGCGCGCAAATGTATTTTGGTGCGAAGAAAGTTGCGAAATCAAATTTGTATGTTGCCAGGCTTTCAGATACACAATTACGCGTGGTGAATGAAGAGCAGCAGGAGATGACGGTTTCCATCTATCCCAACCCTGCCACCGATCACATTACGATCAGCGGCATTGCTGAAAATAACCTGGTGGAAATTTTTGATCTGCATGCGAAAAAAATACGCAGCCAACATTCGGTTTCAGGATCACTTGAAATCAAAACTGCAGATTTGCCTGCCGGAGTTTATCTTGTTGCTATAACCGGAAATGGTGAAAGACTGGTGAGGAAACTTATCATTCAATAA
- a CDS encoding response regulator gives MTKILVADDEADLEVLIKQKFRQKIREQKYEFMFAINGKEALIKMHQNPDIAILLCDINMPEMDGLTLLTRLNEECPLVKAVMVSAYGDMDNIRIAMNRGAFDFVTKPVNFEDLELTMEKTIQHVNQIRQTLKAIKENNILKMYVDENVLKFMGSREFEASIMANETIEASVAFIDICSFTAISENETPDVVVTLLNRYFDLIAKEIIAQNGFIDKFIGDCVMSVFKGPYHLDRAIDACLSIRDKIEALPAAGVNFSPKVSIGINSGEMISGNIGSATIKRLDYTVIGDTVNTAQRLQSAAGVGQILINDACFEKVKQSFNCRKIGPVNLKNKAHVVVAYEVLN, from the coding sequence ATGACAAAAATTTTGGTAGCCGATGATGAAGCGGACCTGGAAGTACTCATCAAGCAGAAGTTCCGCCAGAAAATCAGGGAGCAGAAATATGAGTTTATGTTTGCTATCAATGGCAAAGAGGCTTTGATTAAGATGCATCAAAATCCTGATATAGCCATCTTATTGTGCGACATTAACATGCCTGAAATGGATGGACTTACGCTATTGACCAGGCTCAATGAAGAATGTCCGTTGGTGAAAGCAGTGATGGTTTCAGCATACGGCGACATGGACAATATCCGCATTGCTATGAACCGCGGAGCTTTTGATTTTGTAACCAAGCCCGTGAATTTTGAAGACCTCGAGCTCACGATGGAAAAAACCATTCAGCATGTAAATCAAATCCGGCAAACATTGAAAGCCATTAAGGAAAACAACATCCTTAAAATGTATGTGGATGAGAATGTGTTGAAATTCATGGGTAGCCGTGAATTCGAAGCATCCATCATGGCCAATGAAACCATTGAAGCATCGGTAGCATTTATTGATATCTGCAGCTTCACTGCCATCAGCGAAAACGAGACACCTGATGTAGTGGTTACATTGCTAAACCGCTATTTTGATCTGATCGCAAAAGAAATCATAGCACAGAATGGGTTCATAGACAAATTTATCGGTGATTGTGTAATGTCAGTATTTAAAGGTCCATACCATCTTGATCGCGCTATTGATGCCTGTCTTTCCATCAGGGATAAAATTGAGGCATTGCCCGCAGCAGGAGTTAATTTTTCACCCAAGGTTTCCATTGGCATCAACAGCGGTGAAATGATTTCCGGCAATATCGGTTCCGCTACTATAAAAAGGCTGGACTATACCGTTATAGGAGACACTGTGAATACAGCACAACGGCTGCAATCGGCGGCTGGTGTCGGACAGATTTTAATTAACGATGCCTGCTTTGAAAAAGTGAAACAATCTTTCAATTGTAGAAAAATCGGTCCTGTTAATCTCAAGAATAAAGCCCACGTTGTAGTTGCCTATGAAGTATTAAACTGA
- a CDS encoding response regulator, whose translation MKVLVVDDEHDMQLLFEQRFRIEIREHQIEFAFAFSGEDALIYLHQHHQEAVLILSDINMPGMSGLELLKHIKEEYSTPPPPVVMMVTAYGDQENYNMAMKLGADDFLTKPIDFVALKEKLKTRIL comes from the coding sequence ATGAAAGTATTAGTAGTCGACGATGAACATGACATGCAACTGCTTTTTGAACAACGGTTCAGAATAGAAATACGTGAGCACCAAATTGAATTTGCATTTGCTTTTTCAGGTGAAGATGCATTGATCTATCTCCATCAGCACCACCAGGAAGCCGTGTTGATTCTTTCTGATATTAACATGCCCGGCATGAGTGGACTTGAATTACTGAAACACATCAAAGAAGAATATTCGACACCGCCTCCACCGGTTGTGATGATGGTAACTGCCTATGGTGACCAGGAGAATTACAACATGGCCATGAAATTAGGCGCAGATGATTTTCTCACCAAACCCATTGATTTTGTTGCGTTAAAAGAAAAATTAAAAACCAGGATCTTATGA
- a CDS encoding histidine kinase: MAPFLVPLIISLLLSQRLRKHAILNNKKRWELVFNINIYFSSFLFLVQFLAHDSPIFRWAWDVLIITIIVFSLSQKELRPLRMFFWAFIPVVIVMLASHLTELINENFYNEYANYFDNVKSLMLIWMAAILFSQNRQQKAQEKERIKRHQEDELNKAIAIRKVELEGLVAERTAELTGQKEELQRALTELRSTQTQLIHSEKMASLGELTAGIAHEIQNPLNFVNNFSEVSNELLNEMKTELESGHTNEAMLIANDVRQNLEKIIHHGKRADGIVKGMLQHSRASTGKKEPTDINALADEYLRLAYHGLRAKDKSFNASLKTDFDPDLGKINVIPQDIGRVILNLLTNAFYAVSEKKKMSAANSGYEPTVSVTTKKAGGKAVITISDNGNGIPQHAMERIFQPFFTTKPTGQGTGLGLSISYDIITKGHGGELKVETKVDDGNPDNSGKGTGTIFTIYLPVN; encoded by the coding sequence ATGGCTCCTTTTCTCGTACCGCTTATTATCAGTTTGCTTCTTTCACAACGCCTGCGGAAGCATGCCATCCTTAACAATAAAAAGAGATGGGAACTGGTATTTAATATCAATATCTATTTCTCATCATTTCTGTTTCTGGTACAGTTTCTTGCACACGATTCTCCCATTTTCCGATGGGCATGGGATGTATTAATAATCACCATCATCGTCTTTTCCCTCAGTCAAAAAGAACTTCGCCCGTTGCGAATGTTTTTTTGGGCTTTTATTCCGGTTGTAATTGTGATGCTGGCAAGCCACCTGACGGAATTAATAAATGAGAATTTTTATAATGAATACGCAAACTATTTCGACAATGTAAAATCGTTGATGCTGATCTGGATGGCGGCCATTTTATTCAGTCAGAACAGGCAGCAAAAAGCGCAGGAAAAAGAACGCATCAAAAGACACCAGGAAGATGAATTGAACAAGGCGATAGCGATTCGAAAAGTAGAACTGGAAGGATTGGTGGCAGAGCGGACGGCGGAACTTACGGGGCAAAAAGAAGAGTTGCAACGTGCATTAACTGAATTGCGCAGCACCCAAACACAATTGATACATTCTGAAAAAATGGCTTCGCTGGGAGAATTGACAGCAGGCATTGCCCATGAAATTCAAAACCCGTTGAACTTCGTGAACAATTTTTCTGAGGTGAGCAATGAGTTGTTGAATGAAATGAAAACAGAACTGGAAAGTGGTCATACAAATGAAGCTATGCTGATTGCCAATGACGTGAGACAAAACCTGGAAAAAATAATTCACCATGGAAAACGCGCCGATGGGATTGTAAAAGGCATGCTACAGCATTCACGGGCAAGCACCGGAAAAAAGGAACCCACGGACATTAATGCATTGGCTGATGAATATTTACGACTCGCGTACCACGGATTGCGCGCGAAAGACAAATCATTTAATGCTTCGCTGAAAACCGATTTTGATCCGGACCTCGGAAAAATAAATGTGATCCCCCAGGATATCGGACGGGTAATTCTGAATTTGCTGACCAATGCATTTTATGCGGTAAGCGAAAAGAAGAAAATGAGTGCAGCAAATTCAGGATACGAACCTACCGTTTCAGTAACCACAAAAAAAGCAGGCGGTAAAGCTGTGATCACCATCAGTGACAACGGTAATGGCATTCCACAACATGCAATGGAAAGAATATTTCAACCCTTCTTTACCACCAAGCCAACAGGACAAGGAACAGGATTGGGACTTTCCATTTCTTACGACATCATCACCAAAGGACATGGCGGAGAATTGAAGGTGGAAACGAAAGTGGATGATGGAAATCCCGATAATTCCGGGAAAGGAACAGGAACAATATTTACCATTTACTTACCAGTGAATTGA